From a single Thalassophryne amazonica chromosome 7, fThaAma1.1, whole genome shotgun sequence genomic region:
- the si:ch211-225p5.8 gene encoding sodium channel subunit beta-1 translates to MMCHFPLLVIWSLFMSQCHGGCSEVDSLTEAVAGQTFMLGCISCKKREEVSAYVTVDWHFQPLGEEEFRHIFHYDHPNAEILHEDFSSRLVWHGTQGHDIQTGTIYIHNVTFNDTGTYRCTFNRILSLPLYDESVTVEKEVELSVVAVANRELTAVISEIMMCVLIVVLQLWLIVVLVYCYKKISAEYEARDARKALKASTVQAALLESKDSCDGVQLE, encoded by the exons TGTCTCAGTGTCATGGTGGCTGTTCAGAGGTTGACTCCCTGACTGAAGCTGTTGCAGGACAGACCTTCATGTTGGGCTGCATCTCCTGTAAAAAACGAGAGGAAGTGTCCGCCTACGTCACTGTAGACTGGCACTTCCAGCCACTGGGTGAGGAGGAGTTCAGGCAT ATCTTCCACTATGACCACCCTAATGCTGAAATCCTCCATGAAGATTTCAGCTCCCGTCTGGTGTGGCACGGCACACAGGGCCACGATATTCAGACAGGAACCATTTACATACACAACGTCACGTTCAATGACACGGGCACATACCGGTGCACGTTCAACCGCATCCTTTCTCTGCCACTGTATGATGAGAGTGTCACTGTGGAGAAGGAGGTGGAGCTCAGTGTGGTGGCTGTAG CCAATCGGGAGCTGACAGCAGTGATTTCAGAGATCATGATGTGTGTGCTGATTGtggtgctccagctgtggctgatTGTGGTTCTGGTCTACTGTTACAAGAAGATTTCAGCTGAGTACGAAGCCCGCGATGCCCGTAAAGCCCTCAAAGCCTCCACAGTTCAGGCAGC acTGTTAGAATCCAAAGACAGCTGTGATGGGGTGCAGTTGGAGTAA